One window of Candidatus Dadabacteria bacterium genomic DNA carries:
- the trkA gene encoding Trk system potassium transporter TrkA, whose protein sequence is MKRVTVIGGGQVGTLLAEDLSQQRHDVVLVETERERARLIKDRLDILCIEGDASEPGVMERAGVADSDVVLAVSGDDKTNILCAATAAIQGVANVVAKVRNPEYTAYMNTLRKYGVSIINPGEIISNNIYDTVTESHFAWSKQEIADGKVELFKLRVAAGAKMLGTPLKQLETSPWIFVGVARQGEMLIPSGDTVLMEGDSVYALGDSSMLDSLTGAMGLADDTGSTTVVIIGAGRLGTLTARSLHKSGVSVKVVESDPKRAAELADEAPGVMVLSGDATDVKIQKEAGVDAADYLIALTGDDSENILSSLLARRLGVKRSIVLYTKPDYVDVLETVGIDTTVSVRISVVNEILGMLDLGGPARTTLLEEGRGEILEFSVGEDSAILGKPLKEADLPEGCIVGACVRDNETIIPKGNFTPQAGDKVIVFTLPEAVKKVEKAIS, encoded by the coding sequence GTGAAGAGGGTAACCGTAATCGGCGGCGGGCAGGTGGGAACGCTGCTTGCCGAAGATCTCTCGCAGCAAAGGCACGACGTGGTTCTCGTTGAAACGGAGCGGGAGAGAGCCCGTCTTATCAAAGACAGGCTTGACATACTTTGCATTGAGGGGGACGCGAGCGAGCCGGGCGTGATGGAGCGGGCGGGCGTTGCGGACTCCGATGTGGTTCTGGCCGTTTCGGGGGATGACAAAACCAACATTCTGTGCGCCGCCACGGCGGCCATTCAGGGCGTCGCCAACGTGGTGGCGAAGGTGAGAAACCCCGAATACACCGCCTATATGAACACCCTCAGAAAATACGGGGTGTCCATAATCAATCCGGGCGAGATAATCTCAAACAACATTTACGACACGGTGACGGAATCCCACTTTGCGTGGAGCAAACAGGAGATAGCGGACGGAAAGGTGGAGTTGTTCAAACTCAGGGTGGCCGCCGGGGCAAAGATGCTGGGAACTCCCCTTAAGCAGCTTGAGACCTCCCCGTGGATATTTGTGGGCGTGGCGCGCCAGGGCGAGATGCTTATCCCGTCCGGAGACACCGTTCTTATGGAGGGGGACAGCGTTTACGCCCTCGGCGACTCCTCCATGCTGGACAGCCTGACCGGCGCGATGGGGCTTGCGGATGACACCGGCTCCACAACCGTTGTCATCATCGGCGCGGGGCGGCTCGGAACACTCACGGCGCGCTCCCTTCACAAGAGCGGCGTCTCCGTCAAGGTGGTGGAAAGCGACCCGAAGAGGGCGGCGGAACTCGCGGACGAAGCGCCGGGCGTTATGGTGCTCAGCGGGGACGCGACCGATGTCAAGATACAGAAAGAGGCCGGCGTGGACGCGGCGGACTACCTGATAGCGCTCACCGGGGATGACAGCGAAAACATTCTGAGTTCCCTTCTGGCGCGGCGGCTCGGGGTCAAGAGGAGCATAGTGCTCTACACCAAACCGGACTATGTGGATGTGCTTGAAACCGTCGGGATAGACACCACGGTGAGTGTGCGCATATCGGTTGTGAACGAAATTCTGGGGATGCTTGACCTCGGCGGGCCCGCGCGCACCACCCTTCTTGAGGAGGGGCGCGGCGAAATACTGGAGTTTTCCGTGGGCGAAGACTCCGCAATACTCGGCAAGCCGCTCAAGGAGGCAGACCTGCCCGAAGGCTGCATAGTGGGGGCGTGCGTCCGGGACAACGAAACCATAATCCCCAAGGGCAACTTCACTCCGCAGGCGGGAGACAAGGTGATAGTGTTCACCCTTCCCGAAGCGGTAAAGAAAGTTGAGAAGGCGATATCGTAG
- a CDS encoding TrkH family potassium uptake protein: protein MNVKFCLNILGSFIRILGLLMLLPAAGPLVYGGGDLPALTGSAAITFALGFGLVRLTRGAEKTDEIGRKDGFLIATLFWIAASILGSLPYLLYGVFPNPVDALFESTAGFTTTGASVIADIEALPHGILLWRNMTQWLGGMGIVVLAIAVLPRLSVGGGRLMALEAPGPSTERLTPRIAETAKHIWLVYVGLSVLLAVLLKLSGMSVFDSIAHSFSTMSTGGFSTKNASIGSYSSPMIEGVITVFMFIAGVNFVVHYSIIKGRIRDALRGTELRFYFLFLTAATLIVSFNLSGTGVFGDFGESFRRAVFQVVSIGTGTGFSSDDFGAWPALSTLVLVCLMITGGCSGSTTGAVKQSRIIVMLGSCRHELRKLVYPNLVSPVRFDGKKVDSAAVSNIAGFLILYAAAALLGTGLVAAAADVSLLTAFSAAVASVGNVGPGLGSVGPAENYAALPDSAKGILSLLMVTGRLELYTILVLFMPDFWRR from the coding sequence GTGAATGTAAAGTTCTGCCTCAACATCCTCGGCAGTTTCATCAGGATACTCGGACTGCTGATGCTTCTTCCGGCCGCCGGGCCGCTTGTCTACGGCGGCGGAGACCTGCCCGCGCTCACCGGTTCGGCGGCAATCACGTTTGCCCTCGGTTTCGGGCTCGTCCGGCTCACGCGGGGCGCGGAAAAGACCGATGAGATAGGCAGAAAAGACGGCTTCCTTATAGCGACCCTTTTCTGGATAGCGGCGAGCATACTCGGCAGCCTCCCGTATCTGCTTTACGGGGTGTTCCCAAACCCGGTGGACGCGCTCTTTGAGTCAACTGCGGGGTTCACCACCACCGGCGCGAGCGTTATCGCGGACATAGAAGCCCTTCCGCACGGCATACTGCTGTGGAGAAACATGACCCAGTGGCTGGGGGGGATGGGAATTGTCGTTCTCGCCATCGCGGTTCTGCCGCGCCTGTCCGTGGGAGGGGGGCGGCTTATGGCGCTTGAGGCGCCGGGACCCTCAACCGAGCGGCTCACGCCGAGAATAGCGGAGACGGCAAAACATATATGGCTTGTTTACGTGGGGCTTTCCGTTCTGCTTGCCGTGCTGCTGAAGTTGTCGGGAATGTCCGTGTTTGACTCCATAGCCCACTCGTTCAGCACGATGTCAACGGGCGGCTTTTCAACAAAAAACGCAAGCATCGGCTCATATTCAAGCCCTATGATAGAGGGCGTCATCACCGTGTTTATGTTCATTGCGGGAGTCAATTTTGTGGTTCACTACTCAATAATCAAAGGGCGGATACGCGACGCGCTGCGGGGGACGGAGTTGCGGTTTTATTTTCTGTTTCTGACGGCGGCGACCCTGATTGTGTCGTTCAACCTGTCGGGAACGGGGGTGTTCGGCGACTTTGGCGAGTCTTTCCGGCGAGCCGTTTTTCAGGTGGTGTCCATCGGAACGGGAACGGGTTTCAGTTCGGATGATTTCGGCGCGTGGCCCGCGCTGTCAACCCTTGTGCTGGTGTGCCTGATGATAACGGGCGGGTGTTCGGGCTCAACTACGGGGGCGGTGAAGCAGTCAAGGATAATAGTGATGCTCGGCAGCTGCCGCCACGAACTGAGAAAACTGGTTTATCCCAACCTTGTGTCGCCGGTGAGGTTTGACGGCAAGAAGGTGGACAGCGCGGCGGTTTCAAACATTGCCGGATTTCTGATCCTCTATGCGGCGGCGGCGCTGCTGGGAACGGGGCTTGTCGCGGCGGCGGCGGACGTGTCTCTTCTGACGGCGTTTTCCGCCGCAGTCGCCTCGGTGGGAAATGTCGGTCCCGGACTGGGCTCGGTGGGGCCCGCGGAGAACTACGCCGCGCTTCCGGACTCCGCCAAGGGGATTTTGTCTTTGCTTATGGTAACGGGCAGACTTGAACTTTATACGATACTGGTTCTGTTCATGCCGGATTTCTGGAGAAGATAG
- a CDS encoding bifunctional riboflavin kinase/FAD synthetase translates to MKFYETFPAGMKAAVALGNFDGVHRGHRKIISALKSKALEHGAQSCAVTFYPHPQKIVRDRSVRLLMPFGERLRLLEETGVDMAVKLEFTKELSLLSPERFIKEVMVDGAGMKAIVVGPRFGFGNRRRGDVEMLKTLGERFGFETVVIEPAMEGGGRVSSTAIREFVLGGRMEEASRMLGYRYHIRGVVAQGEKRGREIGFPTVNLQTDWEMLPKPGVYATLTAVEGAGSRPSISNVGSRPTFGGGATVIESHLLDTGGDFYGRQAVVEFVERVRDEKKFASGDELSRQIEKDIGRVRVILKNCGGGGGL, encoded by the coding sequence TTGAAGTTTTACGAAACTTTCCCCGCGGGCATGAAAGCCGCGGTCGCTCTGGGCAATTTTGACGGAGTCCACCGGGGACACCGGAAGATCATCTCCGCGCTCAAAAGCAAGGCGCTTGAACACGGGGCGCAGTCGTGCGCGGTAACGTTTTACCCGCATCCGCAGAAAATTGTCCGGGACCGTTCCGTCCGCCTGCTCATGCCGTTCGGCGAGAGGCTGCGCCTGCTTGAGGAAACCGGCGTTGACATGGCGGTAAAACTTGAATTCACAAAGGAGTTGTCCCTACTCTCTCCGGAGCGGTTCATAAAGGAGGTGATGGTTGACGGGGCGGGCATGAAGGCGATAGTCGTGGGGCCGCGCTTTGGTTTCGGCAACAGGAGGCGGGGCGATGTGGAAATGCTGAAGACGCTCGGAGAGAGGTTCGGTTTTGAAACCGTGGTTATTGAGCCCGCGATGGAGGGCGGCGGGCGCGTAAGCAGCACGGCAATACGGGAGTTTGTGCTCGGCGGGCGCATGGAGGAGGCGTCCCGCATGCTGGGATACCGCTACCACATCAGGGGGGTTGTGGCTCAGGGGGAAAAGCGCGGAAGGGAGATAGGGTTTCCGACCGTCAACCTTCAAACCGACTGGGAGATGCTGCCAAAGCCGGGCGTTTACGCCACTTTGACCGCCGTTGAGGGCGCGGGAAGCCGCCCCAGCATAAGCAATGTGGGAAGCAGGCCCACGTTCGGCGGCGGCGCAACCGTCATTGAAAGCCACCTGCTTGACACCGGGGGGGATTTCTACGGCAGACAGGCGGTGGTGGAGTTCGTTGAAAGAGTCAGGGATGAGAAAAAATTCGCCTCGGGCGATGAACTTTCCCGTCAGATAGAAAAGGACATCGGGCGCGTCCGCGTCATTTTGAAAAACTGCGGCGGGGGCGGCGGGCTTTGA
- the aroE gene encoding shikimate dehydrogenase, whose product MSGKTALFGIFGHPVSQSRSPVMHNAAFKALGMNCRYDAYDIAPGEIRAAVEKIRSLPLSGVNITVPHKRAFIPEMDFLSPEAQLAGAVNTVKNEGGRLSGYNTDTEGALTALREVMGFSPEGGKALVVGAGGAAGALVPGLCMKGAASVFICNRTAEKAESLGGEFAGKFPRTRIETCGLSGAETERFMAEADIVINCSSAGMEGNAPLALPLERFGGRFGVYDLVYKPRVTPLVAAARELGIKAESGIDMLLYQGAKSFEIWTGARAPLEVMRKALGGG is encoded by the coding sequence TTGAGCGGAAAGACGGCGCTGTTCGGCATATTCGGCCACCCGGTCTCCCAGAGCCGCAGCCCCGTCATGCACAACGCCGCGTTCAAAGCCCTCGGCATGAACTGCCGCTATGACGCCTACGACATCGCCCCCGGAGAGATAAGGGCGGCGGTTGAAAAAATACGTTCCCTGCCGCTTTCGGGCGTCAACATAACCGTTCCGCACAAGCGGGCTTTTATACCGGAGATGGACTTCCTGTCGCCCGAAGCGCAACTCGCGGGCGCGGTGAACACGGTAAAGAATGAGGGGGGAAGGCTTTCCGGATACAACACGGACACGGAGGGGGCGCTCACCGCGCTGCGCGAAGTGATGGGTTTCAGCCCGGAGGGCGGAAAGGCGCTGGTGGTCGGGGCGGGGGGCGCCGCCGGGGCTCTTGTGCCGGGGCTGTGCATGAAAGGCGCGGCGAGTGTTTTCATCTGCAACAGGACTGCGGAAAAGGCGGAGTCTCTCGGCGGCGAATTCGCCGGAAAGTTTCCCCGGACACGGATTGAGACCTGCGGGCTTTCGGGCGCGGAGACGGAGCGGTTTATGGCGGAGGCGGACATAGTGATAAACTGCTCGTCCGCCGGAATGGAGGGAAACGCGCCGCTCGCGCTGCCGCTTGAGAGGTTCGGGGGGCGTTTCGGGGTTTACGACCTTGTTTACAAGCCCCGCGTAACGCCTCTTGTGGCGGCGGCGAGGGAACTCGGCATAAAAGCGGAGTCGGGAATTGACATGCTGCTTTATCAGGGGGCGAAATCGTTTGAGATATGGACGGGCGCGCGCGCTCCGCTTGAGGTGATGAGAAAAGCCCTCGGCGGCGGATGA
- a CDS encoding redoxin family protein → MKIVKTFKIAVVAAICVLVFAREAEGGFVYMRLPEFTSAGGGEWINSAPLKKADLAGGVTLVYFWAFDCWNSYRSFPWLHALEERFSGKDFRVVGIHTPEFEHEKSRRNLERKVKEFGVTHPVMMDNSFSYWKRMKNRYWPAFYLVDREGVVVYRMIGETHPGQEKAERFEEVADALVNR, encoded by the coding sequence GTGAAGATTGTAAAGACATTCAAAATTGCCGTTGTCGCCGCGATTTGCGTCCTTGTGTTTGCGCGGGAGGCGGAGGGCGGCTTTGTTTACATGCGGCTTCCCGAATTTACCTCGGCGGGCGGGGGCGAGTGGATAAACTCCGCGCCGCTTAAAAAAGCCGACCTTGCGGGCGGAGTAACGCTTGTTTACTTCTGGGCTTTTGACTGCTGGAATTCCTACCGCTCTTTTCCGTGGCTTCACGCGCTTGAGGAGCGTTTCTCCGGAAAGGATTTCCGCGTGGTGGGGATACACACGCCTGAGTTTGAGCATGAGAAAAGCCGCAGGAATCTGGAAAGGAAAGTGAAGGAGTTCGGGGTAACACATCCCGTTATGATGGACAACAGTTTTTCATACTGGAAAAGAATGAAAAACCGCTACTGGCCCGCGTTTTATCTTGTGGACAGGGAGGGTGTTGTGGTTTACAGAATGATAGGGGAGACCCATCCGGGGCAGGAAAAGGCGGAGCGGTTTGAAGAGGTTGCGGACGCGCTGGTCAATCGCTGA
- a CDS encoding DCC1-like thiol-disulfide oxidoreductase family protein, with the protein MNRPIVFFDGVCGLCDGFVRFVLKRDREKKFLFSPLQGKTAERFAQIPAGARGRVIVLAEGQKVFFGSDAVIKTVAGLGGLWRLAGVLSYIPRRARDFIYGQVAARRYVWFGRFDSPVLPPGGFSDRFLP; encoded by the coding sequence TTGAACCGCCCGATAGTTTTTTTTGACGGTGTTTGCGGTCTTTGCGACGGGTTTGTCAGATTTGTTCTGAAAAGAGACCGTGAAAAAAAGTTCCTTTTCTCCCCACTGCAAGGGAAAACTGCGGAGCGTTTTGCTCAAATCCCCGCCGGTGCGCGCGGTAGGGTCATAGTTCTTGCGGAGGGGCAAAAGGTTTTCTTCGGCTCGGATGCGGTTATAAAAACGGTCGCGGGGCTGGGCGGCCTGTGGCGGCTTGCGGGTGTTTTAAGTTATATTCCCCGCCGCGCGAGGGATTTTATTTACGGTCAGGTGGCGGCGAGGCGTTACGTGTGGTTCGGCAGGTTTGACTCTCCGGTTTTGCCTCCCGGCGGATTTTCGGACAGGTTTCTTCCGTGA